Proteins encoded in a region of the Podospora pseudopauciseta strain CBS 411.78 chromosome 6, whole genome shotgun sequence genome:
- the STU1 gene encoding suppressor of tub2 mutation (BUSCO:EOG09260XSR; COG:S; EggNog:ENOG503NXKK) produces the protein MAEPISEQQVIDLTNILRTDAPIDTKIQHINVAKSCIKSHYIPEPCIAPLFDALRSASSSQHGVLVNAGFGTFNHLLTRLRKQDPKGLSKEVARTGTLPLLAEKLGDHKDKIRYIATQALVTIYKVAPEQVERAVRNLAMTGKNPRAKESSLHWLLQMHQESSMPFRSYVPSLMDLLEDADATVRDTAKTTVIELFRNAPNTAKSDLKRQLKNCKVRPAIEQAIVKELIPTGSVSASQADSIDEHHPRPASRPASRAALSASASSHAIDRPITPAPDSSKTSDPVEPSYVNTKSELDEILRDMHAHFEGRETEQNWMEREKNVIKLRKLVAGNAPQDFTERFLDGLRALLDGMIKAVTSLRTSLCTHGCNLIQDLARAFGSGIDPMVEILMQTFIKLAASTKKLASQQANMTVDAIISNVTTTPRIMQHIWFATQDKNVQPRLYACGWLQTILVKEAHHKHHVEHTGGLEVIEKCIKKGLGDANPGVREKARATFWKFNAIWPVRAEVIMDGLDATAQKLLRNDANNPNPVKRQPVAGGARPGLGLSKSTMEAPKPSIRDAIMAKKKAMAGTSTKNPPTRPGSAMAHFSPVRTATGSSEALAATAPKPMAIRTRPEPTTGGLSGAPMRPGRKRPEVAPRPATAGPYSVRSHDQASSEQTSPPDSRRPKSVITPKSISSSPKRTLPKPTRPNQPESNLPTPARAGTPKFASLRNTPSRIGQPLFSSPRASTVDLSVPTISVAKHSPPHDRHYEPSPLESVETLPSLSDTPSRTREEFAVPSVDDHEEIELPLPTSKPPSPAPQIVEPVSTTTSPTTLKVYEDPFTAEQSPPKPTFEAPVLEDKPVNEDAATLLRPAPVIVSTGENGDISKGSVMSPEKLKQNSRLLESGITKVKAKALDVHGFRKLQSIIRDSNNHKGLITDEKFDALLIGLFEYLESPLPNLAPEKVQDVKAQVLATIKVMLKKMRARFQPHVSRGLESLLRARSCYDGRTHMVSGLELLAGELVMLGDAGEIVMVLTRMMQGLNVDDAERDSRVVSMGLHVLKEMMEQRGEGYVPSEGELEALAGLAAKCLESVESAVRMDAVLLCVVMHARIGEGRFWEAVKGVREDPKSLITYYIVRRQREGSMSASAA, from the exons ATGGCTGAACCAATCTCTGAGCAGCAGGTCATCGACCTTACCAATATCCTGCGCACCGACGCCCCTATCGACACCAAGATTCAACACATCAACGTAGCCAAGTCCTGCATCAAGTCGCACTACATCCCCGAGCCATGTATCGCGCCACTATTCGACGCCCTCCGATCTGCGTCCAGCTCTCAACATGGCGTTCTCGTTAATGCTGGGTTTGGCACCTTCAACCATCTCCTCACCCGACTGAGAAAGCAAGATCCCAAGGGCCTGTCGAAGGAGGTTGCGCGCACAGGGACATTGCCGCTGCTGGCTGAGAAACTGGGCGATCATAAAGATAAGATTCGATATATCGCGACACAGGCTCTTGTCACGATATACAAGGTGGCGCCTGAACAAGTCGAGCGCGCAGTACGCAACTTGGCCATGACCGGGAAGAACCCAAGGGCAAAGGAGTCAAGCTTGCACTGGCTCCTTCAGATGCACCAGGAGAGTAGCATGCCGTTTAGGAGCTATGTGCCATCTTTGATGGATTTGCTCGAGGACGCGGATGCCACTGTTCGCGACACTGCCAAGACCACTGTCATCGAATTGTTCAG AAACGCCCCCAATACGGCCAAATCGGACCTTAAGAGGCAGTTGAAGAATTGCAAAGTTCGACCAGCTATCGAGCAAGCGATCGTAAAAGAGCTCATCCCTACCGGTTCTGTGTCAGCCTCACAAGCAGATTCGATAGACGAGCATCACCCCCGTCCTGCTTCTCGCCCAGCCTCTCGTGCAGCCCTCTCAGCCAGCGCATCCTCCCATGCCATCGACCGCCCGATTACTCCAGCTCCCGATAGCTCCAAGACCTCGGACCCGGTGGAGCCGTCATACGTCAACACGAAGAGCGAGCTGGACGAGATACTACGAGACATGCACGCCCATTTCGAAGGCAGGGAGACAGAGCAGAATTGGATGGAGCGAGAAAAGAACGTGATTAAGCTTCGCAAACTTGTCGCTGGCAATGCTCCGCAAGACTTCACTGAACGATTCCTTGATGGGCTTCGGGCACTCTTGGACGGGATGATCAAGGCCGTTACCTCGCTAAGAACGAGCCTGTGCACCCATGGATGCAATCTTATTCAGGATTTGGCGAGGGCGTTTGGCTCAGGAATCGATCCTATGGTGGAGATACTCATGCAAACGTTCATCAAGCTTGCCGCCTCGACCAAGAAACTGGCCAGTCAGCAAGCAAACATGACGGTCGatgccatcatctccaatGTTACAACGACACCAAGAATAATGCAACATATCTGGTTTGCGACTCAGGACAAGAACGTCCAGCCAAGACTCTACGCTTGCGGGTGGCTTCAGACCATCTTGGTCAAGGAAGCACATCATAAGCATCATGTGGAACATACGGGAGGCCTGGAGGTCATTGAGAAGTGCATCAAGAAGGGTCTCGGGGATGCTAACCCAGGAGTAAGAGAGAAGGCTCGCGCGACGTTCTGGAAGTTCAATGCCATCTGGCCTGTGAGGGCAGAGGTTATCATGGATGGGCTCGACGCAACAGCGCAAAAGCTCTTGAGAAACGACGCCAACAATCCCAACCCTGTCAAGCGACAGCCAGTCGCAGGCGGAGCTCGACCAGGACTCGGTTTGTCTAAGAGTACAATGGAGGCACCAAAACCGAGCATTCGCGACGCGATCATGGCCAAAAAGAAGGCTATGGCGGGGACTTCCACCAAGAACCCCCCCACACGGCCTGGTTCGGCCATGGCACATTTCTCACCGGTCAGAACGGCCACAGGATCCTCTGAAGCTctcgcagcaacagcacccaAGCCAATGGCTATCCGCACGCGACCCGAGCCAACCACTGGTGGACTTTCTGGTGCACCCATGAGACCCGGGCGTAAGAGACCCGAGGTTGCTCCTAGGCCAGCAACTGCAGGACCCTACTCGGTACGAAGTCACGACCAAGCCTCCAGCGAGCAAACCAGCCCGCCGGATTCCCGAAGGCCAAAGTCAGTAATTACCCCAAAATCCAtatcatcctctccaaaacgGACACTCCCTAAGCCGACCCGTCCGAATCAGCCCGAGTCGAATCTTCCAACACCCGCCAGAGCAGGAACTCCCAAATTTGCATCGCTGCGCAATACGCCTTCCAGGATTGGTCAACCCCTATTCAGTAGCCCGAGAGCAAGTACAGTGGACTTGAGTGTACCTACGATATCCGTGGCCAAACACTCACCACCCCATGATAGACATTATGAGCCAAGCCCCCTAGAGTCTGTGGAAACCCTTCCCAGTTTGTCGGATACACCCTCTCGGACAAGAGAGGAGTTTGCAGTCCCGTCTGTCGATGATCACGAAGAGATTGAgctccctcttcccacaTCAAAACCACCTAGCCCCGCCCCTCAGATCGTCGAGCCagtttccaccaccacgagcCCGACTACCCTAAAGGTGTATGAGGACCCTTTCACGGCGGAACAATCTCCGCCAAAACCCACCTTTGAGGCACCCGTGTTGGAGGACAAGCCGGTCAACGAAGACGCGGCTACACTGCTCCGCCCGGCCCCGGTCATTGTCAGCACCGGCGAGAATGGCGACATCAGTAAGGGCAGTGTCATGTCCCCCGAGAAACTCAAGCAAAACTCGCGGTTGCTGGAGAGCGGAATTACTAAggtcaaggccaaggctCTGGACGTGCACGGATTCCGCAAGTTGCAATCCATCATCAGggacagcaacaaccacaagGGCTTGATCACCGATGAGAAATTTGATGCCCTGCTGATTGGGCTGTTTGAGTACCTCGAGTCGCCTCTGCCGAACCTTGCGCCGGAAAAGGTGCAGGATGTCAAGGCTCAAGTGCTGGCCACGATCAAGGTTATGCTCAAGAAGATGAGAGCGAGGTTTCAGCCTCACGTCTCACGGGGATTGGAGAGTTTGCTCAGGGCGAGGTCGTGTTACGACGGGAGGACACACATGGTTAGTGGGTTGGAGTTGCTGGCCGGTGAGCTGGTCATGTTGGGGGATGCGGGGGAGATTGTGATGGTGTTAACGAGGATGATGCAGGGGTTGAATGTGGATGACGCGGAGAGGGATAGTAGGGTTGTGAGCATGGGCTTGCATGTGctgaaggagatgatggagcagaggggggaggggtatgtGCCTAGTgagggggagctggaggcgcTGGCGGGGCTGGCGGCGAAGTGTCTGGAGAGTGTGGAGAGCGCGGTGAGGATGGATGCGGTGTTGCTTTGTGTGGTGATGCATGCgaggattggggaggggaggttttgggAGGCGGTTAAGGGAGTTAGGGAGGATCCGAAGAGTTTGATTACTTATTATATTGTTaggaggcagagggaggggagTATGAGTGCTAGTGCTGCTTAG
- a CDS encoding hypothetical protein (COG:S; EggNog:ENOG503P1IE) → MTFYEHTPTPRPTTILEPPISRPSDAPSATQSPIPIHPPRDTTPNDPKTTTISSPKPFPLPTLRLENRNLTHPASALLFTSINPATVLPDCLQNVLRLLYHTPSSHSFTPPPTRSVTLIFRDMDGVAYTTGTDLDHDHKEIHFNLNHISNVASRPNSPTRVRDEIIGVITHELVHCYQWDAKHTCPGGLIEGIADWVRLNCDLSPPHWKKEVDGAWDRGYQHTAYFLQYLEDIFGNSTIRHLNDHLRHHKYHQDSFWEEQFGLGVEELYEGYAQHHKEEERKNKKKQDDL, encoded by the exons ATGACCTTCTACGAAcacaccccaacccccaggcctaccaccatcctcgaaccccccatctcccgccCATCCGACGCCCCATCAGCAACCCAAtctcccatcccaatccaCCCCCCTAGGGACACCACCCCCAATGACcccaaaacaaccaccatttcctcccccaagcccttccccctccccaccctccgccTCGAAAACCGCAACCTAACCCACCCCgcctccgccctcctcttcacctccatcaaccccgccaccgTCCTCCCCGACTGCCTCCAAAAcgtcctccgcctcctctaccacaccccctcctcccactccttcaccccacccccaacccgcTCAGTCACCCTTATATTCCGTGACATGGACGGCGTGGCCTACACAACCGGCACCGACCTCGACCACGACCACAAAGAAATCCacttcaacctcaaccacatcTCCAACGTAGCCTCCCGTCCCAACAGCCCAACCCGCGTCCGTGACGAGATCATCGGCGTCATCACCCACGAACTGGTCCACTGCTACCAGTGGGACGCAAAACACACTTGTCCAGGGGGGTTAATAGAAGGGATCGCTGACTGGGTGAGGCTGAATTGTGATTTGTCCCCGCCGCattggaagaaggaggttgatggcg CCTGGGACAGAGGCTACCAACATACAGCCTACTTCCTCCAATACCTCGAAGACATCTTCGGCAACAGCACCATCCGCCACCTCAACGaccacctccgccaccacAAATACCACCAGGACTCCTTCTGGGAAGAGCAATTCGGGCTTGGGGTGGAAGAGTTATATGAGGGTTACGCCCAGCATCACAAGGAAGAGGAAAGGAAGAATAAGAAGAAGCAAGACGACCTTTGA
- a CDS encoding hypothetical protein (EggNog:ENOG503NVHK), with the protein MPLPIAAKVSIAAVSVAAAVAVAIYESPEVRRVAEDLRRRIAIALRSLGDDFDPDNRQPRFNRPEDAHGFYESHNVDADDETRRRQREELMYWNARRNEQQSQSAESPTPRLPTFDDFLRPDNSNERGTLVYNTGANPADDSNNVVRRRGNLEGVRGLNAAMVYNPFADEHGIELEERPHIDETEAANLLKPDHDETVSDIYAATPRSQSPEPTQKAVAATNSEVLFDFDSQSNDTSLRDQFPDAYEKTEDGTHTPTTRSETIGHEEEQDMSASYTSTQSDAYASIQAWAQSNTGFYSPLPVTPEPPMSDGEYISQGQRTPSDDTASIAESGVDVNFDAASSKDGDYGVMSDSDDGIATPGSWSEVGSVISETESVARA; encoded by the exons ATGCCACTGCCAATCGCGGCCAAAG TCAGCATAGCTGCTGTCAGCGTAGCTGCAGCCGTAGCTGTAGCTATCTATGAAAGCCCCGAGGTCCGCCGCGTAGCCGAGGACCTACGTAGACGCATCGCCATCGCCCTCCGCTCTCTCGGTGATGACTTCGACCCAGACAACCGACAGCCCCGTTTCAACCGCCCAGAAGACGCTCACGGATTTTACGAATCTCACAATGTTGATGCTGACGACGAAACACGGAGGAGACAACGAGAGGAACTGATGTATTGGAACGCTCGCCGGAACGAACAACAGTCACAATCGGCCGAATCGCCCACACCTCGCCTTCCTACCTTTGACGACTTCTTACGGCCTGACAACTCTAATGAACGCGGTACTTTGGTTTACAACACTGGCGCCAACCCAGCGGATGATTCAAACAATGTGGTTAGACGCCGTGGCAACCTCGAAGGCGTGCGCGGACTGAATGCTGCAATGGTTTACAACCCCTTTGCTGATGAGCACGGTATTGAATTGGAAGAGCGCCCTCACATCGACGAGACGGAAGCCGCCAATTTGTTGAAGCCCGATCATGACGAAACCGTATCCGATATCTATGCCGCTACTCCCCGCAGCCAGAGCCCTGAGCCCACGCAaaaggctgttgctgctacCAACTCTGAAGTTCTCTTTGATTTCGACTCGCAATCCAACGATACCAGCCTCCGTGATCAGTTTCCCGACGCCTATGAGAAGACCGAGGATGGGACTcacactcccaccacccgcaGCGAGACCATCGGCcacgaggaggagcaagacATGTCTGCCAGCTACACCAGCACCCAGTCTGATGCCTATGCCTCGATTCAGGCGTGGGCTCAGTCCAACACTGGGTTTTACTCGCCCCTGCCTGTTACGCCTGAGCCACCGATGTCTGATGGGGAGTACATCAGCCAAGGACAGAGAACGCCTAGCGATGACACTGCCTCTATCGCTGAATCTGGCGTTGATGTCAACTTTGATGCTGCTTCCTCCAAGGATGGGGACTATGGCGTCATGAGCGATAGTGACGATGGGATCGCCACTCCTGGTAGCTGGTCTGAGGTTGGCAGTGTGATTAGCGAGACTGAGAGCGTTGCTCGGGCTTAG
- a CDS encoding hypothetical protein (COG:J; EggNog:ENOG503NVK1), which produces MASDARKQPKWTPQAHDARLPLLKIYNSLTRTKNAFIPVDPTGEVVTWYACGPTVYEDAHLGHAKNRVSTDIIRRIMRDYFGFRVKFVMNTTDIDDKIILQARRQHLLARFKHQHAEEETVSETVLAEVKAAFLQYVGKNLPSLPGDMNPESFAEEVNKAYKETLQSQSVTVEDLLLRAHIGTAQLAAEAVQNPGTASEFFAKADDVLLPYLDALHGASIDSNNHQIYLELSQKFERRFFEDMDALNVLPPDQLTRVTQQIVDFVEKVVANGFGYATPDGSVYFDIDSFEKAGHSYSRL; this is translated from the exons ATGGCTTCCGACGCTCGTAAACAGCCAAAATGGACCCCCCAAGCCCATGACGCTCGACTGCCCCTATTGAAGATCTACAACAGCTTAACGCGGACCAAGAATGCCTTCATTCCAGTTGATCCAACAGGGGAAGTCGTTACGTGGTACGCCTGCGGCCCTACAGTGTACGAAGACGCCCATCTGGGCCACGCTAAGAATCGTGTGTCGACCGACATCATTCGCCGTATCATGAGGGACTATTTCGGCTTCCGAGTCAAGTTCGTCATGAATACCACCGATATCGACGACAAGATTATCCTCCAGGCTCGTCGTCAACACCTGCTCGCGCGATTCAAGCATCAACATGCTGAGGAAGAGACGGTTAGTGAGACGGTTCTGGCTGAGGTGAAGGCCGCATTTCTCCAATATGTTGGCAAGAATCTGCCGTCGTTGCCGGGGGATATGAACCCAGAGAGCTTCGCCGAGGAAGTCAACAAGGCGTACAAGGAAACGCTACAAAGCCAGAGTGTTACTGTCGAGGATTTGCTGCTCAGGGCGCATATTGGGACAGCACAGTTGGCTGCCGAGGCCGTCCAAAACCCTGGAACAGCGTCTGAGTTCTTCGCCAAAGCTGACGATGTCCTGCTGCCATATCTGGATGCATTGCATGGTGCCTCTATCGACTCGAACAATCATCAGATTTACCTGGAGCTGAGCCAGAAATTCGAGCGCCGCTTCTTCGAAGACATGGATGCGCTGAACGTCCTGCCTCCCGATCAACTGACACGTGTGACCCA ACAAATCGTCGACTTTGTAGAGAAGGTTGTGGCGAATGGTTTCGGGTACGCTACCCCCGATGGTTCCGTCTACTTCGATATCGACTCGTTTGAGAAAGCTGGGCATAGCTACTCCCGGCTGTAA
- a CDS encoding hypothetical protein (COG:J; EggNog:ENOG503NVK1), whose product MKAVIGWEGRLNNFFLKSLDLSKHTRPNAEGQDIGVADQQLLKSLEKAKADVDNALCDSFNTSAVMRILSDLVTKVNSAEKLADETVLSLARWVTRIVTIFGLDPEGDLTNSEPIGSAVDHDAISKLADEATLATPTSIDTSAPYSQVLQEFRKIVKDLASGKAPARIYLFCLRDVHLWNLVIYLEDRNSPLPALVRLLDRSLIEARAEQESLAIAKAKAKLEQKAKEAEKERELRERAKIDPAAMFKTSEYKE is encoded by the exons ATGAAGGCGGTAATTGGGTGGGAGGGTAGGcttaataatttctttttgaAGAGTTTGGATCTGTCAAAACACACCCGCCCCAATGCCGAGGGTCAAGATATTGGGGTTGCTGACCAGCAGTTGCTGAAGTCTctggagaaggcgaaggcCGACGTCGACAATGCGCTCTGCGATTCCTTCAACACATCCGCTGTGATGAGAATCCTCTCTGATCTTGTCACCAAGGTGAACTCAGCCGAGAAGCTTGCCGACGAAACAGTCCTCTCCCTGGCGCGATGGGTTACTCGCATTGTCACCATCTTCGGCCTGGATCCTGAAGGGGATCTCACCAATTCAGAAC CAATCGGCTCGGCGGTCGATCATGATGCCATTTCCAAGCTCGCTGATGAGGCAACCCTAGCCACGCCTACCTCTATCGACACTTCAGCGCCTTACAGTCAGGTGCTGCAGGAATTCCGCAAAATCGTTAAAGATTTGGCATCTGGCAAAGCACCGGCAAGGATTTACTTGTTTTGT CTTCGCGATGTGCACCTCTGGAACCTAGTGATATATCTGGAGGACCGCAATAGCCCTCTGCCTGCCTTGGTGAGGCTTCTCGATAGGTCTCTCATAGAGGCTCGCGCAGAGCAAGAGTCCCTTGCTATCGCCAAAGCCAAGGCCAAGCTGGAGCAGAAAGCAAAGGAGGCTGAGAAAGAGAGGGAGCTGCGGGAACGTGCCAAAATCGATCCTGCGGCAATGTTCAAGACGTCTGAGTATAAGGAATGA
- a CDS encoding hypothetical protein (EggNog:ENOG503PI39) has product MSSSPTTSTPNLSASSSTVDLSHYDPKVRNLLETGSVKFHIRTAGAKWECTIVDRNTHERRKTLRGDSSSSITTLDSNQASPSAH; this is encoded by the exons ATGTcttcctcacccaccaccagcacccccaaTCTCTCTGCTTCCTCCAGCACGGTTGACCTCTCCCACTACGACCCCAAGGTCCGCAACCTGCTCGAGACAGGTAGCGTCAAGTTCCACATTCGCACCGCTGGTGCCAAGTGGGAGTGCACCATTGTCGACCGGAATACCCA CGAAAGAAGAAAGACCCTCCGCGgcgactcctcctcctccatcacaaCGCTTGACTCGAACCAAGCGAGCCCTTCTGCTCACTGA
- the IDH2 gene encoding NAD-dependent isocitrate dehydrogenase (EggNog:ENOG503NVMJ; COG:C): MFALRAIAVPAQRQAFRAAPRAAVTLSLQNQRLYSEKVAKYEGKKDAKGNYTVSLIEGDGIGPEIAVAVKDIFAAAKTPISWEPINVDPILKDGKTAIPDDAIESIKRNKIALKGPLATPIGKGHVSLNLTLRRTFNLFANLRPCRSVAGYKTPYDNVDTVLIRENTEGEYSGIEHVVVDGVVQSIKLITREASERVLRFAFQHARSIGRKKVRVVHKATIMKMSDGLFLQCAHNIAKEFPDIEFDAELLDNTCLKMTTDPIPYNDKVLVMPNLYGDILSDMCAGLIGGLGLTPSGNIGDECSIFEAVHGSAPDIAGKGLANPTALLLSSMMMLRHMSLNEYADRIEKAAFATLAEGKALTGDLGGKASTKQFTDAIIEKL; the protein is encoded by the exons ATGTTCGCCCTCCGTGCCATTGCTGTGCCTGCGCAGCGCCAGGCCTTCCGCGCAGCTCCCCGCGCGGCCGTCACTCTTTCGCTGCAG AACCAGAGACTATACTCCGAGAAGGTCGCCAAGTACGAGGGAAAGAAGGATGCGAAG GGTAACTACACAGTCAGTTTGATCGAGGGTGATGGCATTGGCCCCGAGATTGCCGTTGCCGTCAAGGACAtcttcgccgccgccaag ACGCCAATTTCCTGGGAACCCATCAACGTCGACCCCATCCTCAAGGATGGCAAGACTGCTATCCCCGACGATGCCATCGAGAGCATCAAGAGAAACAAGATTGCCCTCAAGGGTCCTCTTGCT ACCCCCATCGGCAAGGGCCACGTCTCTCTCAACTTGACCCTTCGTCGCACTTTCAACCTCTTCGCCAACCTCCGTCCCTGCCGCTCGGTTGCTGGATACAAGACCCCCTACGATAACGTCGACACCGTCCTGATCCGCGAGAACACCGAGGGCGAGTACTCCGGCATTGAGCACgttgtggtggatggtgtcGTCCAGAGCATCAAGCTCATCACCCGCGAGGCCAGCGAGCGCGTCCTCCGGTTCGCCTTTCAGCATGCCCGCTCCATCGGCCGCAAGAAGGTCCGTGTCGTCCACAAGGCCACCATCATGAAGATGTCCGACGGTCTTTTCCTCCAGTGCGCCCACAACATCGCCAAGGAGTTCCCCGATATCGAGTTCGACGCCGAGCTCCTCGACAACACCTGCCTCAAGATGACTACCGACCCCATCCCCTACAACGACAAGGTCCTCGTCATGCCCAACCTGTACGGTGACATTCTCTCCGACATGTGCGCCGGTCTCATTGGCGGTCTCGGGTTGACGCCCTCCGGCAACATTGGCGACGAGTGCTCCATCTTCGAGGCCGTCCACGGTTCCGCCCCTGATATTGCCGGCAAGGGTCTTGCCAACCCCAccgctctcctcctcagctccatgatgatgttgagacACATGAGCCTGAACGAGTACGCCGACCGCATCGAGAAGGCGGCTTTCGCCACCCTTGCCGAGGGCAAGGCTCTTACTGGTGATCTTGGTGGCAAGGCTTCCACCAAGCAGTTCACAGATGCGATTATCGAGAAGCTTTAA